The Camelina sativa cultivar DH55 chromosome 18, Cs, whole genome shotgun sequence DNA window CATTCCAAGAGAGTTGAGTGGaaaaggcttctcattgggaATATTTGTCGATGTCCCTGGTCGTTCAGATGTCCCAGCAGAAGGATCACCAGGAAGATTGTCAGTGCACAGATTTGCAATGTGAGGAAAAGGCTCACCTCGAAATCCCAGGTGATCAGATGGTTCAAATAACGGAAGGGGAGATGCTAGATCACTGAATCCGAGTTTTATATCTGTGAGGTGGGATTGGAACCTTGGAGGAGTGGCATATCTAGTTCCATGCAAAGCCCGATTCATTATTCCTTGGGGAAGACCAGGAAACAAGGAAGATTTGGTGGACTTATCAGTTCTGCTTGATTTAGATGGCAGAGATGAAAGACTATCCAAGAATTTACGTTGCTCTTCTTCCCACCTTGCTGCCAAGTACTCTGGTGTTTTAAACTTCGAAAACTTTAGCCTTGGATCTCTAAGAATTGTCTCCCAGTTTCCATACCCATGTCTGCGAATCCCAATCCAGAGAGAATCTAGTTCATCCTCAGACCACGCATCTActcttgtcttctttttctgtaAGTGTCCAATTCCAGAACCAGTTCTTAGCATTATATTCTCCAGCACCTTGCGATGGTTCTCCGGAATAGATTGAAGAGCTGATGGAAACTGATCCAAACCCAAAGGCGGTAATTCCTTCTCTTGTTGGTTAAAGACAGGTGGATCCATAGAAGGGATTTTCATATTGGGTAGAAATGGCATTGATGGTACGCCAAATAGGTCTTGCATAGAATGACCGGTAGCTTCAAATCTTTTCCTCATTGAAAGACTGGTCATGATGTCTTGATGCGATGCTCCCATGGTTCTCGGCTGAAATGGAAATCGAGGAAGCAGCTTATCATCAAAAGGAAGGTTAAGTAGCGGAAACTTCTCCTGGAAATCAGTCAAAGCAGCACCAGAACTTCGGGGACGCTCAAAATCCCCTGATGGAGAAAACTGCAATGTTCACAAGTTATAACCCACATATAAGTATAGAAtatgtttatgatttatatatgtataggaGGGAGGGGAATACCTGACGATGTGGAAGCCAACCATCCATATTACTAGGAGGCTGCTGATGAGGTTCTTCCTTTACGTTCTGTGGTTTTAGTCTACTCATAGAAGGTTCCTGATCATTTGCTTCCCTCTCAACCATGTTTGATGTTTGGGGTAGATTGAAAGGAAAATGGGGTCCTGTTATGGTTCTGTTCTGTCTACTACCTGAATATGGGGTCCTGATATTTCTCCGGGAGGATTCAGAATGAGTAAAATTAGGAGCACACAGTCCAAGAACTGGCAGGTTGTTTGGGGGTAAAGGTGGCAGACATTCTGCGCCATGATGATGCTGGATTGGAAGTTCTGGTCTAGGATCTGAAGAACTGGCTTTTCTTTTCTGTGCATCACATTGCTGGCTGGCTTTGCTATCTTCCAAGTCCATTGATGTCGGGCTTTCTTCGTCCTGATTAGCTGCTTCAGTTACCTGATCCTCATTGCCATTGGGAAAAGAATCTTCAACAGAATTCCTTTTTGCAAGAAGGTTCTTTTGCCTTTCTCGCAGCTTGGTACTGTTTTGCAGAAAACAAAGATACTGCTATTCAAGATCTTGAAATAAGCATGATAAGGAGCTACATGTTTTACTTCACCCACAAATTAATATGACAAATCCGATTTCTTCTTAACCAAATTGACACACAACGATTTTGCTAAAGAATGTTCTTTTGTCTTCTCATCAGGAAAAATCATTATTTGTAAGTATAATTTATCTGGGAAGAAGACGTGAATGTATCTAAATATATGCAAAAGGTACAAATTTTTTCCAACTTCACTATTATCAACCTAGAAAATATCGAACAGTGAATGGACTTAGAACAAAAACTTACAACTTTTCTTTTAAGGCTCGCCCTGCAGGTGTATATTCCTTCTTAAGTTCTGGTTCTggttctttctcatcttcacCGCCACTCTGCGATAGTTATAAATTAGGTATACTGGTAATTGTCACGACAAGGGTACTCATAGCCACCAAAAGATGTTTTAGGAGTAGAGTACAACGGTTACCTCAGTTACAGGTCCACTGGTATGTGGGGCATATGCTTCCCTGTATGAAACAGCCTTTCTTAAACGCTTCCCTCTACCAAGCGCTGCTTCTTCCTCGCTCTGATATTTCTCCCATCTACAAATACAGTTTTCCGTATAAAAATCAGCTAACAAGTTAATATGTAGTAAAAACATCATTTGGACCGAAGCAAATAACAGAGCTAAGCCGCCTAATTTGGAGCAAGAGGAAACTCCAACCTCATACGCAGAAGCCTGTCCCATTCATTTTCCTCAGTACAATTTACTACATCATCATCTTTCCTCTCTGAACTCTGTTCATCAGCATCATCAGTCACCAGAGCAGGTGATTCAGCTTCAACTTGTTCTTCCGCTATTTCCTCGTTCCATTCCACAGGCTGCTAGAGACGAAATATATAAGGCATTAAGAGGAGGCAATTCTACTTTGTAGTTTAAAGCAACCTAGAACAGCCTTCAGGTAATACAAGAGTAAGTCAATATAGAGAGCCTATCTTACTGTTCCTCTTTATATAGCTAAAAGAAAAACTCGCATCTGGAAACCTAATAGTGCATATCAGTAATGACTAGAAAAGGTGCATATTAacatgtcttttttattttgtatgaatgtaaaattgATTAACATGTCATTTAGCAAGAATAACATATGAATATGATACCTCACCTTTACGGAGCCGAGCATATCATTTTCCAACTCAGTATCAGCAGCATCCGTGGAGACCGTTTGAATATTTGACCGGTCAAGCAATTTCATAATTGCAATCTCATCCCAAACAATCTTCCCATTTCCTTCTGTACATTTGTCTTGATAAACATCTCCGAGGCCACCACCTTTTTTCCTACTTTTACTTTCTAAATCCATGATTACATCTAAGTTCCCATTACTTTCAGATGTATCTTTCTTATTCTCACCAGCAGAGTCGTTGAAAAGTTGTTCAGTCCCCCAGCGTAGAATATCTTCAAATTCCTTCTGGGATCCAGACTTGTTTACAAAAAGCTGATCGAgcatcaacttcttcttcgcCAGCTGCAAAATGCGCTCTTCAACACTGGCCCGGACGACAAGTCTGTACACCAAAAGTCGTTTGGATTGTCCGATTCGATGAGCTCTATTCATAGCTTGGATATCAGCGTGAGGGTTGAAATCAGAGTCATAGATAATAACAGTATCAGCCGTTGCCAGATTGATACCAAGACCACAGGCACGTGTTGATAACAGAAAAACAAACCGATTTTTGTCTTGGTTGAAACGTGCTATAGCTGCCTGACGATCAGCTACAGCAACAGAACCATCCACCCTTTCAAATGTCTTAGGCCCAAATTCTATATTCAGGTAGTCCTCCAGAATGTCTAGAAGCTTTGTCATCTGTGAAAATATCAGAACTCTATGGCCTTCCTTCTGTAGCACCTTAAGCATGGAGTGCAACAGAGTCAACTTGGCTGACGCTTTTATTCTCATATCATGAAGAAACTCCAATGACCCAGACTCCGGCTCCGTACCTGGTATGAGATATGGGTGATTACACACCTTTCTCAACTGCATCACTATGTTAAGCATTGATTGTTGCGCTACCCCTTTCCCGATATTTCGTAGTATCTGATAGTTCTTAGTTAGCATTGCACGATAATATTCCGCCTGGATTGAAGTCAACTCGACAGGGACCATCCTCTCAGTCTTTGGAGGAATATTCTGCATGGCATCTTTTTTAAGACGACGAAGCATATGAGGAGCAACAAGTTTCTTCAGTTCCTCTACTTTCTCAGCACTTGTCAAATCATGGAACCTCTCctcaaaagaagacaaagaagggaATGAATATGGTTGCAAGAAGTTGAGCAGATTATACATCTCACCAATGTTATTCTGAAGAGGGGTGCCAGTCAAAAGCACACGGTGTTGAAAAGAGAATGTGTTGAGCAAGCTAAACAGCTTACTTTCCGAATTCTTTAGACGATGCCCTTCATCAACCACAAGAACTTCCCATGGAACTCCACGTAGATGAGATGAGTCAGCCAGAACCATTTCATAAGTAGTTAAAAGGACATTGAACTTGTAGGATGTCGGCTTCTTGGTCGTCCCAGTAAGATTCTTAGCATGCCACTCAAAGTCTCGAATGATGGCTCGTCCTTTTGCGCTTCCATGATACTCGACAACATTAAGGAGTGGAGCCCAAAGAGAAAACTCGGATAGCCAGTTTGGCATTGTTGAAAGTGGAACCAAGACTAAACAAGGTCTTGCAACTCCAAATTCAAAataaagagaggagagaaatgCACTAGCAGACACTGTTTTTCCAAGCCCCATCTCATCAGCAAGTATTACATTTTTCGATTTATGCCAGCATCTACGCAGCCAATTCAAGGCCTCAAGCTGATGAGGAAATAAAGCACCCCCTCTGAGCTCTTGAGGTTGTTCTGTGAGGGTAACAATTTCACTTTGCTGACCTTCACCCCTTTCCCTTGTGGGATTACCCTTACTATTCCTTTCCAATGTTTTCTGCTCATACTGATGAAATAGATTTATCAAATGGGATGAACTTTTAAGAATAGGCTCCTCCACGCTCTCCCACGTGCATTCATCATAAGCTAAGCCAGTCCACTTCACGTAAGCTTCTTGGTTACCGTCTTCGGAAACCCGAAGAGCAACTATTCGCTGAGGCTGTTTCCATTTATCTTCACAGATATTTATTACAGTTGTTCCGTACTTTGATTTGTAGTTCTCTAGTTTTCTTTTAGCAAGACCTTTTAGCTCCGCCTCGGAAATCCAAGtattatgaatattagattTTCCCACCCATTTAACAAGAAACTCATATGACACAGTCTCGCCAATAAGATCTAAAGTTTGAGCAGCTACAGGCTCCTCAACTTCTTCCCCAGCCACAGTGCATTTTTCCCCTGTTTCCTGATGTGCTTCTTCAAGTAATTCTCTCTCAACAGATACAGGTGTTCCACTAACTTTTGTATCTTCATTATCCACATGTCTACTAATTGTGGCATCAGAATTGTCTTCTGAAAGCATCTCTTCTTTCCCCTCATCCATACCCTCTGTACCTAAAGCAGATTCGTCCATATCTTTCTCCTTCAGATGTGAATCCCTGGAACTTTTACCTGTCTCAGAAGAAGATTCTGTTCTGTCCTCGGCAACTAATAATTCAGCATTTGTATTGTGTACAGAGCTATCCCGCTGGTCATTAGCTTGTAAATTATCAAAACACAAGTCATCTGAAATACCACTACACAGTGAGGTCTTAGTCAGACCTTGGATTCGGCATCCTAAAATGCGATCAACCTGTCAGGaaaccacaaagaaaagaatgaaaacatatattaacaaGCATGAGCAACACATGAGTCACCAGAAATGAAGAAGGCGCATTATAATAGACAATTCTGAAGGAACAAGAAATATTTCTGATGGCAGTGAAACAAGGATAGATACCTGGAGGTTTCCAGCAGGAGGAGAGGTTTTATCATCCAAATAACTAGAAGATTTCTTTGTGCGACGTATTGCACGACGTTCCTCCTTGGAAAGCTTCTGCATTAGTAAGGATAAGTGGATAAGAACATATACTAAATGAAAGATCATACAAGAACAGCAATGAATATATAATGAAATCAATAGGACCATCAAACATGGTTTGTAAGAAATTTCAACTCTAATGAAAAAACATTCCAAGCTCCTGCAGTTAAAAAGAGATACCCACATATCATCTGCCAAAACAGAGGTATAGTCACATGTATCGTAACTAGTTGTGAGAAACCACTCTACTAAATGTAAACAATTTTGAGTTTGCGGAGAATAACCAGTTGTTGTTAAACAGAACAAAATGTCACACTGGTTATGTAAGAACTTAAAATCACAATTCACGAGAGCCACAATCTTCAGGGCAGAACAGGAA harbors:
- the LOC104760482 gene encoding protein CHROMATIN REMODELING 4-like, coding for MKDSGSEMINRDWVMKQKRRKLPSILDLLDQKVESSVAFESPEYNSSAKPTKHRLRTDSTPERNSSKRKGNDGNYFECVICDLGGDLLCCDSCPRTYHTECLTPPLKRIPNGKWICPKCSPNTEALKPVNRLDAIAKRARTKTTKRNSQAGPKCERASQIYCSSIISGEQSSEKGKSVSAEESKSIGKEVYSSPMDGCSTAELGHASADDRPNSPSHGEGDMGKPADLSESKLSDTERNHEAPVEKLEHAFSEIVENKTIAEVETGKGKRKKRKRELNDGESVERLKTDKKRSKKSFSKVGSSQSTKSPESSKKKKKKNRVTLRSLSKSQSKTEIPEKVKKLSKEERRAIRRTKKSSSYLDDKTSPPAGNLQVDRILGCRIQGLTKTSLCSGISDDLCFDNLQANDQRDSSVHNTNAELLVAEDRTESSSETGKSSRDSHLKEKDMDESALGTEGMDEGKEEMLSEDNSDATISRHVDNEDTKVSGTPVSVERELLEEAHQETGEKCTVAGEEVEEPVAAQTLDLIGETVSYEFLVKWVGKSNIHNTWISEAELKGLAKRKLENYKSKYGTTVINICEDKWKQPQRIVALRVSEDGNQEAYVKWTGLAYDECTWESVEEPILKSSSHLINLFHQYEQKTLERNSKGNPTRERGEGQQSEIVTLTEQPQELRGGALFPHQLEALNWLRRCWHKSKNVILADEMGLGKTVSASAFLSSLYFEFGVARPCLVLVPLSTMPNWLSEFSLWAPLLNVVEYHGSAKGRAIIRDFEWHAKNLTGTTKKPTSYKFNVLLTTYEMVLADSSHLRGVPWEVLVVDEGHRLKNSESKLFSLLNTFSFQHRVLLTGTPLQNNIGEMYNLLNFLQPYSFPSLSSFEERFHDLTSAEKVEELKKLVAPHMLRRLKKDAMQNIPPKTERMVPVELTSIQAEYYRAMLTKNYQILRNIGKGVAQQSMLNIVMQLRKVCNHPYLIPGTEPESGSLEFLHDMRIKASAKLTLLHSMLKVLQKEGHRVLIFSQMTKLLDILEDYLNIEFGPKTFERVDGSVAVADRQAAIARFNQDKNRFVFLLSTRACGLGINLATADTVIIYDSDFNPHADIQAMNRAHRIGQSKRLLVYRLVVRASVEERILQLAKKKLMLDQLFVNKSGSQKEFEDILRWGTEQLFNDSAGENKKDTSESNGNLDVIMDLESKSRKKGGGLGDVYQDKCTEGNGKIVWDEIAIMKLLDRSNIQTVSTDAADTELENDMLGSVKPVEWNEEIAEEQVEAESPALVTDDADEQSSERKDDDVVNCTEENEWDRLLRMRWEKYQSEEEAALGRGKRLRKAVSYREAYAPHTSGPVTESGGEDEKEPEPELKKEYTPAGRALKEKFTKLRERQKNLLAKRNSVEDSFPNGNEDQVTEAANQDEESPTSMDLEDSKASQQCDAQKRKASSSDPRPELPIQHHHGAECLPPLPPNNLPVLGLCAPNFTHSESSRRNIRTPYSGSRQNRTITGPHFPFNLPQTSNMVEREANDQEPSMSRLKPQNVKEEPHQQPPSNMDGWLPHRQFSPSGDFERPRSSGAALTDFQEKFPLLNLPFDDKLLPRFPFQPRTMGASHQDIMTSLSMRKRFEATGHSMQDLFGVPSMPFLPNMKIPSMDPPVFNQQEKELPPLGLDQFPSALQSIPENHRKVLENIMLRTGSGIGHLQKKKTRVDAWSEDELDSLWIGIRRHGYGNWETILRDPRLKFSKFKTPEYLAARWEEEQRKFLDSLSSLPSKSSRTDKSTKSSLFPGLPQGIMNRALHGTRYATPPRFQSHLTDIKLGFSDLASPLPLFEPSDHLGFRGEPFPHIANLCTDNLPGDPSAGTSERPGTSTNIPNEKPFPLNSLGMGNLGSLGLDSLSSLNSQRADEKRDAIKRGKLPLFLDMPLPPMFDSSNNVFLGRSANQSFLNPNRGLNLSNPMGKDILGMSSSENKLPHWLRDVVTVPTVKSPEPPTLPPTVSAIAQSVRVLYGEDSTTIPPFVIPEPPPPAPRDPRHSLRKKRKRKLHPLSQKTTDIGRSSHNAVESSSQGNPLTSSTPPLPPPSLLGETSGSSQPNLPPHNLSSTEPQSSESIRLPPPEEDTFIAATPSEAPGPSLEGITGTTKSISLESKSSELKSTNQCGDLDPETDEKMESDRTPLHSDKPLDEKQESENALNKQCEPIEAESQNTNAEEEEESMKMVSDNSPGEE